A region of Anopheles merus strain MAF chromosome 2R, AmerM5.1, whole genome shotgun sequence DNA encodes the following proteins:
- the LOC121603441 gene encoding pre-rRNA-processing protein esf-2-like: protein MKRNGSIILTQKKKKHIQTHSDDEDDDRLYNNESNDAGQEHEDEDDDLADGSEEEHVSDEEDDDGQDSNEEEEDVDDDVRMDSNEEEDVEADGASGEGEEQNDDGNDATEESSTAKIPTPRNKVKRVKPLVKTKQKKTGVIYISSIPKHMNVTILRSLLEPFGDLGRIFLQPAQKDGQARMKTASGKSAMIKYTEGWVEFLDKRVAKAIVPMLNMQPITNKKKSVFRDILWSMKYLSGFKWVHLNERLAYERAVAKEKMREHIQQIRKEASYHETKVHHKEVALKNAAREKKGKNKKQ, encoded by the exons ATGAAAAGAAACGGAAGTATTAttctcacacaaaaaaagaaaaagcataTTCAAACCCATTCGGACGATGAGGATGACGATCGCCTATACAACAACGAATCTAACGATGCCGGTCAAGAGCACGAGGATGAGGACGACGATCTAGCCGATGGAAGTGAGGAAGAACATGTTTCAGACGAAGAGGATGATGACGGGCAGGACTCAaatgaggaggaggaagatgtGGATGACGATGTCCGGATGGACTCAAATGAGGAGGAAGATGTGGAAGCCGACGGTGCGAGTGGCGAAGGCGAAGAGCAAAATGATGACGGAAATGATGCTACCGAAGAAAGCAGCACTGCCAAAATTCCAACCCCACGCAACAAGGTGAAACGAGTGAAACCTTTGGTAAagacaaagcaaaagaaaacggGCGTAATATACATCAGCTCCATTCCAAAGCACATGAATGTGACGATCCTGCGATCGTTGCTGGAACCGTTCGGCGATCTCGGACGCATTTTCCTGCAACCGGCTCAGAAAG ATGGTCAAGCTCGCATGAAAACGGCCAGCGGTAAGTCGGCAATGATAAAGTATACCGAGGGTTGGGTAGAGTTTCTTGATAAACGCGTGGCAAAAGCGATTGTGCCGATGCTAAACATGCAACCGATCACGAACAAGAAGAAGTCAGTGTTTCGGGACATCCTGTGGAGCATGAAGTATTTGTCAGGGTTTAAGTGGGTCCATCTAAACGAGCGACTAGCGTACGAACGGGCCGTGGCCAAGGAGAAGATGCGAGAACACATTCAACAGATTCGCAAGGAAGCTTCGTATCACGAAACAAAAGTGCACCACAAAGAGGTGGCACTGAAAAATGCCGCAAGGGAAAAGaaaggcaaaaataaaaagcaataa
- the LOC121589533 gene encoding uncharacterized protein LOC121589533 yields MVGSGKVESDLSVSFQELLEAIGRAKPSDRALYDAFAPVRKRIWRKRCIRWLSGAVCLAAIGLVVYYIPWVNWQVTAVGRLIMIELLPYWDWTPLYRGKCLIAKAKETDAPKKYAPITSFPEDCVVCRNFDAVPVRTNVTYEALYRDHLIRNVPIIVSDVHLPWDQHPRYGSDWDSFLLDLEDLLLASPCDFRTNLLFSPRTAKAPAIARMVDLLASNRSGYGNGIARGWFVQFRNCALPPIKKTRTMFEKPYFYATHWEPPYTNWLLLSRAFHPGAPELTPNMAGLVIVHQMRARLSVTLRPRTECKDSCRALSLTLHQQQSLLFSTSLWNFSYLPSDGNETSVTFITETYESL; encoded by the exons ATGGTCGGTTCAGGGAAAGTGGAATCGGACTTGAGCGTAAGCTTTCAGGAACTGTTGGAGGCAATCGGAAGGGCAAAACCTTCCGACCGCGCCCTGTACGATGCTTTCGCTCCGGTAAGaaaacgcatatggcgcaaaAGGTGTATCCGCTGGCTGTCCGGTGCGGTGTGTCTGGCGGCCATCGGGTTGGTGGTGTACTACATCCCGTGGGTGAACTGGCAGGTAACGGCCGTTGGTCGGTTAATCATGATCGAACTGTTACCCTACTGGGACTGGACCCCGCTGTACCGTGGCAAGTGTTTAATAGCAAAGGCGAAAGAAACTGATGCCCCGAAAAAGTATGCACCGATCACTTCATTTCCGGAAgattgtgttgtgtgtcgAAATTTTG ATGCGGTGCCAGTGCGTACCAATGTGACATACGAAGCGTTATATCGAGATCACCTTATACGTAATGTACCGATCATCGTGTCCGATGTGCATCTCCCTTGGGACCAACATCCTCGGTACGGAAGTGATTGGGACAGCTTCTTGCTGGATCTCGAGGACCTGCTACTGGCGAGCCCTTGTGATTTCCGCACGAATCTTCTATTCAGCCCACGAACTGCTAAAGCTCCAGCAATAGCACGTATGGTCGATCTGCTCGCCAGCAATCGGAGCGGGTATGGAAATGGCATCGCACGTGGTTGGTTTGTGCAGTTTCGAAACTGTGCCTTGCCACCGATCAAGAAAACGCGCACCATGTTCGAGAAACCCTACTTTTACGCCACCCATTGGGAACCGCCCTATACAAACTGGTTGCTGCTGTCCCGCGCTTTTCACCCGGGGGCACCAGAGCTGACACCAAACATGGCCGGTCTCGTAATAGTACATCAGATGCGAGCAAGGCTAAGCGTTACGCTTCGGCCGCGGACAGAGTGTAAGGACAGTTGTCGTGCGCTGTCACTAACGTTACACCAGCAACAATCGCTGCTATTCTCAACCAGCTTGTGGAACTTTAGCTACCTACCATCGGATGGCAACGAAACGTCTGTAACATTTATCACCGAAACGTACGAAAGTTTGTGA